The following is a genomic window from candidate division WOR-3 bacterium.
CCAACCATTTTACCCCCTTTTTCTTAGCTACACTCATCTATTTGCGTTTCTCAAGTTTTTTGTTTTATCACCCCCTTTCACTAAATATAGTATATCTAATTTTTGCTTCTCGTCAAGGGCAAAAGTGACTGAGTATTCCTCACTTTTTCTCCTTTCTCTTTGATGGGTGAGGATTATGGTGGGGGGTGATAAAGGCATTTTTTATTTATGCAAGGCTAAAGCCTTGCCCTACGAAAGTACCCAGCGCTAAATTATTGATTACCCTTACAAATCCTGCCCAGGAGTTTCATCGTTCCTTCACAAGATATAAAAAAATATGGAGAGGACTCAATGGTTTAAGTCCTTGACTTGAGGATTTTTTTCAATATAATAGTTCAATTTACAAATAAGGCATGAAAATTGTTAAAGATTTGCTTATCTGAGCATTTGGGTAAACATTCTATTTTTGTTTACCAATTTGAAGACCTATAAGTCAAGGAGGTTTGATGCCTGAGGTCAAGATTTTAGAGGAGATCTGTAAGGGGTGCGGCCTTTGTTGTGATAATGTTTGTCCTGTGAATATTTTAAGAATCGCACCCGACCGCATCAATTCCAGTGGCTATCATCCTGCTGAGGTCACTGATATGTCGAAATGTATTGGGTGTGGTTACTGCTATATGAGTTGTCCAGAGCCCGCGATAGAGGTTTATAAATAAGGAGTTATCATGGCAGAAAAGACCTTGATGTATGGTAACCACGCACTCGTTGAAGGAGCGATTTATGCTGGTTGCCGTTTTTTTGCTGGTTATCCCATAACCCCTCAGAATGAGATTCCTGAATATATGTCGATCCGGATGAACGAGGTGGGTGGAGTATTTTTACAAACCGAAAGTGAACTCGCAGCAATAAATATGCTCTTTGGTGCAGCGGCAGCAGGAGCTCGAGCAATGACCTCATCGAGTTCTCCAGGTATAAGTCTAATGCAGGAAGGTCTTTCTTATATTGCGGGTGCTGATATTCCGGTCTTGGTGGTTAATGTCGTGCGGGGTGGCCCTGGTTTGGGCAATATCGCTCCAGCCCAGTCTGATTATTTTCAATCGGTCAAAAGCGGTGGTCATGGCGATTATCATACCATCGTCTTGGCACCCAATTCAGCCCAGGAGATGTTTGAATTTCCCAGACTTGCCTTTGAACTCGCGGAAAAATACCGCAATCCAGCATTAATTCTCGCTGATGGGTTACTCGGGCAGATGATGGAGCCGGTGGAGATAAAAGGAGAACCCATTGATCCGAAGAGCTTACCCGAGCAGGATTGGTGGCTCACCGGATGCAAGGGGCGCGAACGACGGGTGGTCCGTTCTTACGATTTAAGACCGGGTAAACTTGAAGAGTGGAACTGGCGCAGATGGAAGAAGTATCAGGAGATTTTAAATAATGAGCAGCGATGGGAAGAAATAAAGATTGATGATGCGGAGGTTATCGTGGTCGCTTATGGGACATCCGCAAGGGTTGCGGAGGCTGGCGTGAGGATGGCGCGGGAGAAGGGGATTAAAGCCGGATTGTTGAGACCCATTACCCTCTGGCCCTTCCCCGCAAAAATAATTAGCGAACTTTCCAAAAAAGTAGAAGATTTTTTGGTGGTGGAGATGAGTCTGGGACAGATGATTGAGGATGTAAGACTGGCGGTGGAAGGGAAGGCAAGGATTCATTTTATTGGGCATCCGGGTGGAGGCTTGCCAACCGGACCTGAAATCTACAATAAAATCATTGAAATCAGGAGTAAAAAATGAAATTACTTTTTGGTCGACCAGCCGGGCTCACAGAGATAAAACAGCGTTATTGCCCGGGATGTGGCCATGGTATAGTACATAGGATTATTGGCGAACTCCTCGTCGAGATGAACATTCGCGAGAAGGCGATCGGCATTGCCCCGGTGGGTTGTTCGGTATTCGCCGACGAATATTTCAATTGTGATATGATCCAGGTCCCCCATGGTCGGGCACCGGCAGTCGCCACCGGAATAAAAAGGACTCGGCCGGATTGTGTGGTATTTACCTATCAAGGCGATGGCGACCTTGCTGCGATTGGTACTGCTGAGACGATCCATGCTGCAGCCCGGAATGAGAATATCACGATCATCTTCATTAACAATGCGATCTATGGTATGACCGGAGGACAGCTGGCACCTACTACGCTTCCTGGAATGCGTTCCACAACCTCGGTCAAAGGAAGGGATGTAGTAAAACAGGGTTATCCAATAAAGGTCTGCGAGCTGTTGAATGCCCTTGACGGACCATTCTACTTGGAGCGGGTGGCAGTGGATACACCCAAGAATATTATAAAGACCAAAAAAGCGATAAAAACTGCCTTCCAGTATCAACTTGAAAATAAAGGATTTTCTTTGATTGAAGTCCTTTCCATGTGTCCTACGGGATGGGGAGTTACACCAATCCAGGCAAAGAAATGGATAGCAGAGGTGATGGCAAAGTATTACCCACTTGGTGAATTCCGGAATCGTGCAAAGGAGGTAAAGTGACGAAAGAATTTATCATCGCGGGATTTGGTGGACAGGGTGTTGTTTCATCCGGCATTATCCTCGCTTATGCCGGGTTACTGGAGAATCTAAATGTGACATTCTTCCCATCCTATGGTGCGGAGATGCGCGGCGGAACTGCCAATTGTCAGGTTGTAGTATCCGATGAGAAGATTGCTTCACCGGTGGTGGTCAATCCGGATGTTGCGATTGTGATGAACGAGCCTTCCCTTTTAAAATTTGAACCTATTGTGAAACCGGGTGGTATACTATTTTACAATAAAACCTTGATCAAATCCCAACCAGTGCGGAATGATATTGAAATCATTCCCGTGGAAGCCAACAAGATTGCCGAAGAACTGGGACAGGGCAGGATTGCAAATATGGTGATGCTCGGGGCAGTGATAAAAAGGACGAATGTCGTGAGCATTGAATCCATGAAGAAGGCACAGCGTAAGAGGTTTGAGCGGGCGGGTGAGCAACAACTGGCACTCAATGACCGGGCACTGGAGAGAGGCTACGCATTAATCTGAAGCGATTTTTTAAGCAAAGTGTACAGTGAGTAATCTCAATTCAACTCTTTGTAGTCTTTGATTCTTCTCATGCTGGACCAGATACTCCCCCTTGTTAAAAGGCCGATCCGTTATACTGGGGGCGAACTCAATCTCACCATTAAATCCACCCCACAGATTTATGTGGGCATTGTCTTTCCGGAAGTATACGAAATTGGCATGTCCAATTTGGGCATCAAAATCATTTACCATCTTTTCAACCAGTTTCCAGGTATTCAATGTGAACGGATCTTCGCACCCTGGCCAGATTTCGGTGCCGAGCTGAGAAAAAATAATATTCCATTATACAGCCTTGAGACAAAAAAAGCGATCAATGAATTCGATCTTTTGGGGTTTTCCCTCCAGAGTGAATTAAATTATACCAATGTTCTTTACCTACTCGATATCGCCCGCATACCCTACAAAGCCGAGGACCGTGATGCAAAAGACCCCATCTTGATCGCGGGTGGTCCATGCACATTGAATCCTACACCCCTTAGTCCGGTATTTGATGCCTTTGTCATCGGCGATGGAGAAGAGGTCGCAAAGGAGATTGCGGAGATACTCATCGATATTCCGCGCGAAAAAAAACACCAGCGTCTGGAGGCGATTTCCCGAATAGAAGGTGTCTGGGTTCCTTCGATCCATAAAAAGGAAAAAACCATTAAAAAAAGGATGGTCCAAGAACTGACCGAGGAGACGATCCCCTCGCCGGCAATTCTGCCCATCTGCGAGGTTACCCACGACCGCCTGGCGATTGAAGTGATGCGTGGTTGTACTTACGGCTGTAGATTCTGTCAGGCCGGCTATACCAATCGTCCTTTGCGCATCCGCCCTGAAGCAGCGGTATTAAAGGCGGTGGATAAAGGAATAAGGGAGACCGGCTGGGAAGAGGTCTCTCTTTTGTCTTTTTCCATTCTGGATTATCCCAATCTCTGCAATCTCATCCGGAAATTGAACGATTTCTTAAAGAAAAAAAATGTTAGCGTCTCATTACCAGCGATGCGCGGTGAACTTTTTACCGAGGAGATGGCATCTTTGCTCAAAGAAGTGAAGAAGACTGGATTGACCTTTGCTCCCGAGGCTGGTTCAGAGCGTCTGCGCCAAAAGATCAACAAACCATTCTCTGAAGAGCAGCTCTTAAGGGGGATAAGGATTGCATATGAACAGGGCTGGCGCCAAGTGAAACTCTATTTTATGGTGGGACTCCCATTTGAGGAAGAAGAGGATGTATTGGAGATAAAGCGCCTGGTAAATGAGATATTGAGATTATATCCCAAGGGAGCGATAAAACTTTCTTTATCAGCCTTTGTTCCCAAACCTCATACCCCTTTCGAATCCGTTCCATTTCTTTCTCTTGAAGAACTGAATGCCCGTATCAGCATCGTGCGCAAGATCAAGAAAAATCGGGTAGATTTGAATTATCAGGCACCAGAGGTTTCATTCATTGAAGCCCTCCTTTCCCGGGCAGATGAGAGGGTATTTGAGGTGATTGAAGAAGTTTACCGCGCCGGGAGCTGTTTTGAAGAATGGCGGGAGTATTTTGATTTCACACGCTGGCAGCGTGCATTTGAAAAGACCGGTGTCAACCCTTGGGATTATCTGAAGGGCATGAATTCTTCTCGTCCCTGGGATTTTATTGATGTTGGTGTGAAAAAAGAATTTTTGCAAAGCGAATATGCAAAGGCACAGAAGGGCGAGTTGACACCGAATTGTTATTACGAAGAATGTAGTAATTGTGGTGCCTGCACGGGCAATCTTCAGAAATCAATCAAAAGCGAGGAGGTTTATCTCAGTTATGGCCGATATCCAAGGCGTGCGGGAAAATCACTCATCTATCGGGTAAAATATTCGGTGGGTGAAGAATACCGGTATGCCTCGCATCTTGATATCACCCGGGCAATCTACCGTGGATTACGGCGGACTGATTTACCATTGAGTTTCACCTCGGGATTCTCGCCAATTCCTAAGGTCTCATTCGGTCCTCCAAAGAGCGTAGGACAGGTCTGCAAATCCGATTATTTTGATTTTCATCTTGAGGGTGAGTATTTTGGTAATATTTCTCGAGAGCTGAATGCCCGATTTCCACCCAGCATTCGGGTGCTTGATGTCCGGGCAATCGCACCCAGTACTCCTTCACTCTCCAGTTCAATTAATTTAATCTATTATGAAGTCACCCTGCCCCGGAGTGATATCCGTAAGTCACTGGAAATACTGAAGAATCAACCCATTTACATCAATTCCAAATCCCGGGTGAAGAATATCGCCGAATCAATAGAATCAATCACCTATAAAGATGGCCTCTTGACATGCGGTTTGTATTACGGAGAAAAATATATCAATATCTATGAACTACTTTCTTATCTTACAGAAGTCCCCTTAGAACAGACAAAAAAATATCCGGTGACCCGAACATTGATGTTTATAAAGCGGGGTGGCTTGCTTTATTCGCCAATGGAGGTAAGGTGACAAAAAAAGATATCTTTGTGAGTGTTGCTACCACCGAAACCCGGATTGCCGTATTGGAGAATGATACTCTGATTGAATTCCATGTGGACCGTCCGGACCAGATAAGTCTGGTAGGGAATATTTATAAGGCACGGGTTCTTAATCTTATGACCGGGCTCAAGGCGGCATTTGTGGATATCGGGATGGAAAAGAATGGCTTCCTGCCGCTGGATGAAATCCCGTTTAAAGAATTTTCAGAACTGTTTGAGAGTGAGGATATTGAAATTGAAGAAGAAGTAAGGGCTGAGGGGATTAAATTAAAAGAAAATCAGGAGATAATCGTCCAGATAACGAAGGATTCTTACGGCGTGAAGGGACCACGGGTGACCTCGTATATTTCCATTCCTGGAAGATATGTGGTGCTCTTGCTTAATGCTCGGAATATTGGTGTTTCAAGGAAGATTTATCACCGTCATGAACGGGAGCAACTGGCACGTCTTGCCCGGGAGATTAAACCGGATGGCATGGGTTTGATAATCCGCACTGCTGCTGCTACGGCCCGGCCCGACGAAATTCAAAGAGAGGTTCAGTATTTAAAATCGATGTGGGAAAAAAACTTGAAACTCGTGGAAAGCGTCCCTGCTCCCTGTTTAGTATATGCGGAGCCTAGCACCCTGATAAAGATTGTGCGTGACCTTTTTAATCAGGAAGTGCGCAATCTTTATGTAGATGATGAGGCAAAGTATCATGAGATAATTCAATACCTGAACAATGTCTCACCCCGGATGCGCTCGCGGGTCAAATTATACAAAGACCCTGAACCGTTATTCTTCAAATTCGGTATTGAAGAACAATTGAAGTCCATCTTTGAGCGTAAAATCTGGCTTCCCAGTGGTGGTTATATCGTCCTTGACCATACCGAGGCATTTCTTGCGATTGATGTGAATACCGGTAAGTCCTCAAGGGAAAAGCAGGCAGAGAAATTAGCCCTCTCCACCAATCTGGAGGCAATCCGGGAGGTGGCAAGACAATTGCGGCTGCGCGATATCGGCGGTCTGGTGGTGGTGGATTTGATTGATATGGAGAAGAAAGAGAGTATTGAGAAAGTGGTCCGTGAGTTTAAATCATTGATTCGCAATGACCGGGCACGCTACAAGATTGGAGAAGTGAGCGAGTTTGGTTTATTCCAGTTTACCAGGGAACGTTCGCGCACCAGTCTCACCTATTCTTTGAGTGAAGTCTGCCCGGTATGTAAGGGACGCGGTCGGGTGATATCCCGGATGAGTGTCATCAGCGACATTGAACGCTGGTTTTTTACTAACGCCCGGTCCATAAAAAATAAGATTGTCGAATTGCAGGTTTCTCCGCGTATTGCGGATTTCCTGACGACCCGCGGTTCGGATATTCTGGCACGATTTGCTAAAGAGGGTAATCTGATATTAAAGATCAAGCCGGATTATACAATGGCAGAAGATGATTTTAAGGTTTCGGTGATATGAAGAAATTAAATTTCTTTTCCCCAATACCTGATTCGGTTTGGACAGAGTTGAAGGAACTTGCTCGCCTCTGTCGGGGTGATATTTTAAAGATGACAACGCTTGCTGGTTCCGGGCATCCTGGTGGTTCAATGTCTTCGATTGATATCTACCTCACGGTTTTGTATTTTGCCAATATCACACCCCAGAATTACGATGACCCGGAACGCGATCGGATAATCGTCAGTCACGGACATACCTCGCCAGGTTTTTATGCAGCACTGGCAAGGCTTGGATTTGTGGATTTAAAAGATCTGCTGGTGAGTTTTAGAAAAATCTACAGTCCATTTGAAGGTCATGTGGAACGACATATCCCCGGTGTGGAGTGGACGACAGGGAATTTAGGACAAGGACTTTCTGCCGGGTGTGGTTTCGCCCTTGCCGCGCGCTTAAAGAATCTAAATTATCATACATTCGTGATTATGAGTGACGCCGAACAGGCGAAAGGGCAGGTTGGTGAGGCACGGCGCTTTGCCAAGAAATTTGGGCTTAATAATCTTACAGTTTTGATCGATTACAACCATTTCCAGATTTCTGGTCGGGTTGAAGATGTTATGCCGGTAAACATCAAAGAGAATTATCTTGCAGATGGCTGGAAGGTGCTGGAGGTATCTGGACATGATCATCATGAGATATTCAATGCTATAAAAATGGCGATTTCCGATGCTACGAGTCCCTATGTAATAATTTGCGAAACGACGATGGGCAAGGGCGTATCCTTTATGGAAAACAATGCCAAATATCACGGTCAGGCACTCACCCGAGAAGAATGCCGGCAGGCTTTAAAGGAACTGGGCATTGAAGATGACATCGATGAGCTGTTAAAAACAAAAGAAAAGGCGATAAAATGGTATAAAAAAGAAGAGATACTTCCGGTGAAGGTTGATGTGGGCAGGGTAAGGGTGTATAAAGAAACCACTGACCCGCGGAATGTATTTGGTGAGGTCCTTGCCGAAGTCGCCAGATTAAATCCATCAAACACCTTTGCAGTGTTGGATTGTGATTTAATGGAATCGGTCAAAACCAATAAGTTCGCCCAACTCTATCCCCAGAACTTTTTTGAGGCCGGGGTGAGTGAACATACCACGGCAACGATTGCCGGTGTCCTTTCCATAAACGGAGTAATCACAATCTGGGGTGATTTTGGGGTTTTTGGCATCGACGAAGTGTATAATCAACTCCGACTTAATGATATTAATAACACCCATCTAAAAATCTTTGCTACCCATTTGGGTTATAATGTCGGACCTGATGGTAAAACCCATCACTGTATTGATTACCTTGGTTTATTGAGAAATCTCTTCGGGTTTAAAGTTGTCATCCCTGCTGACCCGAATCAGACCGATCACATCGTCCGCTATGTTTTAAATCAACCGGGCAACTGGGTCATCGGCGTGGGTAGGACTAAACTTCCGATAATAAAAGATGCAAGTGGCAAAATATTTTTTGATGAAAATTATAGATTTGAGTATGGGAAGGTTGATTTGATTCGGGAAGGTGATGCAGGGACAATATTCACCATGGGAGCGATGGTCCATCGGGCAATCTTTGCCTATGAAGAATTGAGCAAATCGGGAATAAAGATGAGAATATATAATGTATCATCACCACTGGCACTGGAACGACGGGTGATTAAAGATGCCGCCCAGACCGGCTTGATAATCACCTATGAAGATCACATCGTCCACTCGGGTTTGGGCAGCCTCATTGCCCAGATCATCGCCGAAGAAAATTTAAATACCCAATTCATCAAGATGGGGATTGAACAATACGGTGGTTCAGATGAACCCGATGTATTATATGAAAATTACCATCTGGACCCGTTGAGTCTTGTCCGGATTGTGCAGAGATCTTTAAAAAAGTAGCCTGACCATCATTTGCGGACTGAAATTTTATTACAAAACAGGCGTAAAGAATTAATCAGGACATCGAGTTCCAACCGGGCAGTTTTGGCTGTCTCAAAGGCACCACTATCGGTGCATCGGTGGCAATGGCGGCTCATCTTTTTTAAATTTTGATAATCCGGTCGACTCAAAACTTCTGCAAGGTCTTCTTCATAAACATTGCCGATTACCTTCTGGTTGATACAATTTTTTAAAAATCCCGCATTATCAATGGTAATGGCGACATCATGGGCACGGCAGGAATATTCAAATTTTCCCCGGTGTGCCGCTTCTAAATAACTTTTTGAGTTCCCAACTGGATAACCCATTTCCTTCAACTTCAAAATTTTTGCGAATGCGTTCCTGGCAGTCTCCGGACTGATCAATCCTTTGCCGGTTGGATACTCAAAGAAGATTGGACATCTGTAAGCCCGTGCCAGGTCAGCGACCCTTAGGCAATCCGGATAAGAGAAGTCAGAGACGACCGTATTTATGATCAGCCTTTTGCATCTCTGATTGCTGATTCCTTCCAGGATTCTTTCATACAATCCATCCACTTTCCTTATTTCATCAAGGCGTTTTCCTGTAGCATCAATTGAGATGATTAAAAAATCAAGATAATCAGTGACGGCTATTTTTTCATTCAGAAAATATCCATTGGTGATGAGCCCGATTTTAAAACCTAAAGATTTTATCTCCCTAACAATTTCCAGAATGTCGGTTCTCAAAAGGGGCTCACCACCCCATAAGGTTGTGGCATAAAATCCCAAATCTCTTGCTCGACGGTAAAAATCTATTATCGCCGATAAATCTCGGTCCGGAATTGAGTTGCGCCATTTACAGGTCAAACATTGACAATTGCAACTCCCGGTTATGAGATGAGAGATAAAAAAGGGTTTTTTTCGCACAGCCCGAAAAATTGCGTGCAGGAGGATGAAGAAATTCGCCATGGTTCTGGCGCTGATTGACCTTTTTATTTTTTCAATCTCTCCAGAATCTCTTTTATCTGACCGGCTTCAGATTCAATGATCGCGATTAATTCCTGGGGCGTTCTGGTATCTTCTTTCTCTTTTCTATTGGGATTCACTGCCTTCAGGTCATAATTTCTGGCTTCAATCTCTTCTCTTTTCACCCGCCAGGAACGCTCAGAAATTGCTCGCTCAGGAAGGAGTTTAAAAAATTCTTCAAAATGCTGTAAAGTTAAAGGTTGCTTCTTTGTCACATTAATATCTGATAAATCATAATACCAGATTTCTTCAGTTGGCTTTCCCTTGGTAAAAAAGAGCAGATTTGTTTTGCTTGCTGCACCAGCATTGACAAAAACTTTGGGCGGTAAACTCACAATACACCACAAATCACATTCATTTAAAAGTTTTCTTTTTGTCTGGACAAAGGCATTTTCATTTGTCCTGAATAAAACTCCTTCATCCATTACAATTCCGCATCTACCGCCTGTTTTTAGACTATCAATAACATGCTGTAGAAATAGAACCTGTGTTGAACTTGTTTTATAGGCAAACTGGGTCTGGGCATCCTTTCCTTCTTTTCCGCCAAATGGTGGATTGGTTAGAATCACATCAAAAAGTGCTGGTGCGCCCTGGAATAATCCACCATAAAATTCCAATCCGGTTAAAGTATTTCCATGCCAGATATGGGGTTCATCTATTTCCTGAAGGACAAGATTGGCAAGGGCAATAGGATAGACAAGATTCTCTTTTTCCCTGCCATAAAATGTTTTTGTTTTTAGAATTTCTATATCAGAAGCAGTCTTTGCCTTCTCTTTCATATGCTGATATGCCTGGGCAAGAAATCCACCGGTTCCACAGCAAGGGTCATAAACCGTTTCTCCAATCTTGGGGTCAATCACTTTTACCATTACCCGGATTATTTCTCTTGGAGTAAAGAATTGACCTCCATCATTATTCTTCTCTCCCATTTTCAAAAGCAATCCTTCATAAACCTGAGATAGAGTAAACATATGGGTTTCGTCAACATTGGAGATGGAAAGTTCGTTTATTTTATCGAGGATATCTAAAAGATTTCTTTCAGTATCTATGTAAGTCCTTTCAGTTGAAGAGAATACTTCGCTAATCACCTTTTGACGGGGTGTAGCACCAGGCTTATTTTTTAAATTTCGTAAATATGGAATTAGTTCTCCATTGACAAAGGACATAAATCCACCCAGCGTTCCCATCTGGAGCTCAAATCTTTTCTTTCCTG
Proteins encoded in this region:
- the vorB gene encoding 3-methyl-2-oxobutanoate dehydrogenase subunit VorB; translation: MAEKTLMYGNHALVEGAIYAGCRFFAGYPITPQNEIPEYMSIRMNEVGGVFLQTESELAAINMLFGAAAAGARAMTSSSSPGISLMQEGLSYIAGADIPVLVVNVVRGGPGLGNIAPAQSDYFQSVKSGGHGDYHTIVLAPNSAQEMFEFPRLAFELAEKYRNPALILADGLLGQMMEPVEIKGEPIDPKSLPEQDWWLTGCKGRERRVVRSYDLRPGKLEEWNWRRWKKYQEILNNEQRWEEIKIDDAEVIVVAYGTSARVAEAGVRMAREKGIKAGLLRPITLWPFPAKIISELSKKVEDFLVVEMSLGQMIEDVRLAVEGKARIHFIGHPGGGLPTGPEIYNKIIEIRSKK
- a CDS encoding radical SAM protein, giving the protein MANFFILLHAIFRAVRKKPFFISHLITGSCNCQCLTCKWRNSIPDRDLSAIIDFYRRARDLGFYATTLWGGEPLLRTDILEIVREIKSLGFKIGLITNGYFLNEKIAVTDYLDFLIISIDATGKRLDEIRKVDGLYERILEGISNQRCKRLIINTVVSDFSYPDCLRVADLARAYRCPIFFEYPTGKGLISPETARNAFAKILKLKEMGYPVGNSKSYLEAAHRGKFEYSCRAHDVAITIDNAGFLKNCINQKVIGNVYEEDLAEVLSRPDYQNLKKMSRHCHRCTDSGAFETAKTARLELDVLINSLRLFCNKISVRK
- a CDS encoding 4Fe-4S dicluster domain-containing protein: MPEVKILEEICKGCGLCCDNVCPVNILRIAPDRINSSGYHPAEVTDMSKCIGCGYCYMSCPEPAIEVYK
- a CDS encoding 2-oxoacid:acceptor oxidoreductase family protein; its protein translation is MTKEFIIAGFGGQGVVSSGIILAYAGLLENLNVTFFPSYGAEMRGGTANCQVVVSDEKIASPVVVNPDVAIVMNEPSLLKFEPIVKPGGILFYNKTLIKSQPVRNDIEIIPVEANKIAEELGQGRIANMVMLGAVIKRTNVVSIESMKKAQRKRFERAGEQQLALNDRALERGYALI
- a CDS encoding transketolase — translated: MKKLNFFSPIPDSVWTELKELARLCRGDILKMTTLAGSGHPGGSMSSIDIYLTVLYFANITPQNYDDPERDRIIVSHGHTSPGFYAALARLGFVDLKDLLVSFRKIYSPFEGHVERHIPGVEWTTGNLGQGLSAGCGFALAARLKNLNYHTFVIMSDAEQAKGQVGEARRFAKKFGLNNLTVLIDYNHFQISGRVEDVMPVNIKENYLADGWKVLEVSGHDHHEIFNAIKMAISDATSPYVIICETTMGKGVSFMENNAKYHGQALTREECRQALKELGIEDDIDELLKTKEKAIKWYKKEEILPVKVDVGRVRVYKETTDPRNVFGEVLAEVARLNPSNTFAVLDCDLMESVKTNKFAQLYPQNFFEAGVSEHTTATIAGVLSINGVITIWGDFGVFGIDEVYNQLRLNDINNTHLKIFATHLGYNVGPDGKTHHCIDYLGLLRNLFGFKVVIPADPNQTDHIVRYVLNQPGNWVIGVGRTKLPIIKDASGKIFFDENYRFEYGKVDLIREGDAGTIFTMGAMVHRAIFAYEELSKSGIKMRIYNVSSPLALERRVIKDAAQTGLIITYEDHIVHSGLGSLIAQIIAEENLNTQFIKMGIEQYGGSDEPDVLYENYHLDPLSLVRIVQRSLKK
- a CDS encoding thiamine pyrophosphate-dependent enzyme, which gives rise to MKLLFGRPAGLTEIKQRYCPGCGHGIVHRIIGELLVEMNIREKAIGIAPVGCSVFADEYFNCDMIQVPHGRAPAVATGIKRTRPDCVVFTYQGDGDLAAIGTAETIHAAARNENITIIFINNAIYGMTGGQLAPTTLPGMRSTTSVKGRDVVKQGYPIKVCELLNALDGPFYLERVAVDTPKNIIKTKKAIKTAFQYQLENKGFSLIEVLSMCPTGWGVTPIQAKKWIAEVMAKYYPLGEFRNRAKEVK
- a CDS encoding TIGR03960 family B12-binding radical SAM protein gives rise to the protein MILLMLDQILPLVKRPIRYTGGELNLTIKSTPQIYVGIVFPEVYEIGMSNLGIKIIYHLFNQFPGIQCERIFAPWPDFGAELRKNNIPLYSLETKKAINEFDLLGFSLQSELNYTNVLYLLDIARIPYKAEDRDAKDPILIAGGPCTLNPTPLSPVFDAFVIGDGEEVAKEIAEILIDIPREKKHQRLEAISRIEGVWVPSIHKKEKTIKKRMVQELTEETIPSPAILPICEVTHDRLAIEVMRGCTYGCRFCQAGYTNRPLRIRPEAAVLKAVDKGIRETGWEEVSLLSFSILDYPNLCNLIRKLNDFLKKKNVSVSLPAMRGELFTEEMASLLKEVKKTGLTFAPEAGSERLRQKINKPFSEEQLLRGIRIAYEQGWRQVKLYFMVGLPFEEEEDVLEIKRLVNEILRLYPKGAIKLSLSAFVPKPHTPFESVPFLSLEELNARISIVRKIKKNRVDLNYQAPEVSFIEALLSRADERVFEVIEEVYRAGSCFEEWREYFDFTRWQRAFEKTGVNPWDYLKGMNSSRPWDFIDVGVKKEFLQSEYAKAQKGELTPNCYYEECSNCGACTGNLQKSIKSEEVYLSYGRYPRRAGKSLIYRVKYSVGEEYRYASHLDITRAIYRGLRRTDLPLSFTSGFSPIPKVSFGPPKSVGQVCKSDYFDFHLEGEYFGNISRELNARFPPSIRVLDVRAIAPSTPSLSSSINLIYYEVTLPRSDIRKSLEILKNQPIYINSKSRVKNIAESIESITYKDGLLTCGLYYGEKYINIYELLSYLTEVPLEQTKKYPVTRTLMFIKRGGLLYSPMEVR
- a CDS encoding N-6 DNA methylase, which translates into the protein MAKNNNRRITSPQSLNAYIKSICDIMRRSGRAGALQYVPELTWMLFLKILDERESREEEEAKALGIPFRPSLEYPYRWRDWASATGKKRFELQMGTLGGFMSFVNGELIPYLRNLKNKPGATPRQKVISEVFSSTERTYIDTERNLLDILDKINELSISNVDETHMFTLSQVYEGLLLKMGEKNNDGGQFFTPREIIRVMVKVIDPKIGETVYDPCCGTGGFLAQAYQHMKEKAKTASDIEILKTKTFYGREKENLVYPIALANLVLQEIDEPHIWHGNTLTGLEFYGGLFQGAPALFDVILTNPPFGGKEGKDAQTQFAYKTSSTQVLFLQHVIDSLKTGGRCGIVMDEGVLFRTNENAFVQTKRKLLNECDLWCIVSLPPKVFVNAGAASKTNLLFFTKGKPTEEIWYYDLSDINVTKKQPLTLQHFEEFFKLLPERAISERSWRVKREEIEARNYDLKAVNPNRKEKEDTRTPQELIAIIESEAGQIKEILERLKK
- a CDS encoding Rne/Rng family ribonuclease; this translates as MTKKDIFVSVATTETRIAVLENDTLIEFHVDRPDQISLVGNIYKARVLNLMTGLKAAFVDIGMEKNGFLPLDEIPFKEFSELFESEDIEIEEEVRAEGIKLKENQEIIVQITKDSYGVKGPRVTSYISIPGRYVVLLLNARNIGVSRKIYHRHEREQLARLAREIKPDGMGLIIRTAAATARPDEIQREVQYLKSMWEKNLKLVESVPAPCLVYAEPSTLIKIVRDLFNQEVRNLYVDDEAKYHEIIQYLNNVSPRMRSRVKLYKDPEPLFFKFGIEEQLKSIFERKIWLPSGGYIVLDHTEAFLAIDVNTGKSSREKQAEKLALSTNLEAIREVARQLRLRDIGGLVVVDLIDMEKKESIEKVVREFKSLIRNDRARYKIGEVSEFGLFQFTRERSRTSLTYSLSEVCPVCKGRGRVISRMSVISDIERWFFTNARSIKNKIVELQVSPRIADFLTTRGSDILARFAKEGNLILKIKPDYTMAEDDFKVSVI